A region from the Palaeococcus ferrophilus DSM 13482 genome encodes:
- the rplM gene encoding 50S ribosomal protein L13: MRIINADGLILGRMASKVAKMLLEGEEVVIVNAEKAIITGNREYIFAKYKQKTLFRSISNPRRGPFYPKRSDEIVRRTVRGMLPWKKDKGRKAFRKLKVYAGIPKEFEGKELETISEAHISRLATPKFVTVGEVAKFLGGKF, translated from the coding sequence ATGAGGATTATTAACGCTGACGGACTCATACTGGGAAGGATGGCCTCAAAGGTCGCCAAGATGCTCCTCGAGGGAGAGGAAGTCGTTATCGTCAACGCCGAGAAGGCCATCATAACCGGAAACAGGGAGTACATCTTCGCCAAGTACAAGCAGAAGACGCTCTTCAGGTCAATATCCAACCCGAGAAGGGGTCCCTTCTACCCCAAGAGGAGCGACGAGATCGTCAGGAGAACCGTGAGGGGAATGCTCCCCTGGAAGAAGGACAAGGGAAGGAAGGCTTTCAGGAAGCTCAAGGTCTACGCGGGCATTCCGAAGGAGTTCGAGGGCAAGGAGCTTGAGACGATAAGCGAGGCCCACATATCAAGGCTCGCCACGCCGAAGTTCGTTACCGTCGGTGAGGTTGCGAAGTTCCTTGGTGGAAAGTTCTGA
- a CDS encoding 30S ribosomal protein S4, whose protein sequence is MGDPKKPRKRYETPSHPWIKERIEREKVLMKKYALKNKKELWRHETQLREFRRRARRLLAARGKQAEVERVQLLQRLNRLGLLPAEAKLDDVLSLVIEDVLERRLQTIVFKKGLARTPRQARQLIVHGHIEVNGQIIRSPGYLVLREEEDTITYSKTSPFMRENHPERMVIEQAQKGEAQ, encoded by the coding sequence ATGGGAGACCCGAAGAAGCCAAGGAAGAGGTACGAGACTCCCTCTCACCCCTGGATTAAGGAGAGAATCGAGAGAGAAAAGGTACTCATGAAGAAGTACGCCCTCAAGAACAAGAAGGAGCTCTGGAGGCACGAGACCCAGCTCAGGGAGTTCAGGCGTAGGGCGAGAAGACTCCTCGCTGCCCGCGGTAAGCAGGCCGAGGTCGAGAGGGTTCAGCTCCTCCAGAGGCTCAACAGGCTTGGTCTTCTCCCTGCCGAGGCAAAGCTCGATGACGTCCTTTCACTCGTCATCGAGGACGTTCTCGAGAGACGCCTTCAGACCATCGTCTTTAAGAAGGGCCTCGCGAGGACTCCCAGGCAGGCCAGGCAGCTTATCGTTCACGGCCACATCGAGGTCAACGGCCAGATAATCCGCTCTCCGGGCTACCTCGTGCTCAGGGAAGAGGAGGACACCATAACCTACTCCAAGACCTCCCCCTTCATGAGGGAGAACCACCCGGAGAGGATGGTTATTGAACAGGCTCAGAAGGGTGAGGCACAATGA
- a CDS encoding 50S ribosomal protein L18e, with amino-acid sequence MVKRTGPTDINLRRLIRTLKKKSNEEGVKIWKDIAWRLERPRRQRAEVNVSKINRYTKEGDTVIVPGKVLGAGSIGHKVTVAAWAFSEEAKAKILSAGGEAITIEELIERNPKGSGVIIME; translated from the coding sequence ATGGTTAAGAGAACCGGACCAACTGACATTAATTTGAGAAGGCTCATAAGAACCCTCAAGAAGAAGTCCAACGAGGAAGGGGTTAAGATATGGAAGGACATCGCGTGGCGCCTCGAGAGGCCCAGGAGGCAGAGGGCAGAGGTTAACGTCAGCAAGATCAACCGCTACACCAAGGAAGGCGACACCGTTATAGTCCCCGGTAAGGTGCTCGGCGCGGGAAGCATAGGCCACAAGGTTACGGTCGCTGCGTGGGCTTTCAGTGAGGAGGCCAAGGCCAAGATACTCAGCGCTGGTGGAGAGGCTATCACGATTGAGGAGCTCATTGAGAGGAACCCGAAGGGTAGTGGAGTAATCATAATGGAGTGA
- a CDS encoding 30S ribosomal protein S13, whose translation MTENFRHIVRIAGTDLDGNKQIRWALTGIKGIGINFATMVCRAAGIDPFAKLGYMGDEDVKKIEAVLEDPVGHGIPEWAVNRPKDYETGRNLHLIGAKLAMYWREDFNRLRRIRSYRGIRLERGLPVRGQRTRSNFRHGATLGVSRRKK comes from the coding sequence ATGACCGAGAACTTTAGACACATCGTGCGTATCGCTGGAACGGATCTGGACGGAAACAAGCAGATAAGGTGGGCCCTTACGGGCATCAAGGGAATAGGCATAAACTTCGCCACCATGGTGTGCAGGGCTGCCGGAATAGACCCCTTCGCCAAGCTCGGTTACATGGGCGATGAGGACGTTAAGAAGATCGAGGCGGTGCTTGAGGACCCCGTTGGGCACGGAATCCCCGAGTGGGCTGTCAACAGACCCAAGGACTACGAGACCGGAAGGAACCTCCACCTCATCGGTGCAAAGCTCGCCATGTACTGGAGGGAGGACTTCAACAGGCTCAGGCGCATACGCTCCTACAGGGGTATCAGGCTTGAGCGCGGTCTACCCGTGAGGGGCCAGAGGACGAGGTCAAACTTCAGGCACGGTGCAACACTCGGTGTTAGCAGGAGGAAGAAGTGA
- a CDS encoding RNA-guided pseudouridylation complex pseudouridine synthase subunit Cbf5 gives MARDEVRKILPADIKREVLIRDESAETNPKWGFPPEKRPMEMHMQFGIINLDKPPGPTSHEVVAWIKRLFNLSKAGHGGTLDPKVSGILPVALERATRVVQALLPAGKEYVALMHLHDDVPEEKINAVMREFEGEIIQRPPLRSAVKRRLRTRKVYYIDVLEIDGRDVLFRVGVEAGTYIRSLIHHLGLALGVGAHMAELRRTRSGPFKEDETLVTLHDLLDYYHFWKEDGVEEYFRKAIQPMEKAVEHLPKVWIRDSAVAAVTYGADLAVPGVVKLNKGIKPGDLVAVMTLKDELVALGKAKMSSQEMLNKGKGIAVDVDKVFMPREWYPKMW, from the coding sequence AGCGCCGAGACCAACCCTAAGTGGGGCTTTCCGCCAGAGAAGAGGCCCATGGAGATGCACATGCAGTTCGGCATAATAAACCTCGATAAACCCCCCGGACCGACGAGCCACGAAGTTGTCGCGTGGATTAAGAGACTTTTCAACCTCAGCAAGGCAGGCCACGGTGGAACGCTCGACCCGAAGGTGAGCGGTATTTTACCGGTTGCCCTTGAGAGAGCCACGCGCGTTGTGCAGGCGTTGCTTCCCGCGGGTAAGGAGTACGTTGCTCTCATGCACCTCCACGACGACGTCCCGGAGGAGAAGATAAATGCCGTCATGAGAGAGTTCGAGGGCGAGATAATCCAGAGGCCGCCGCTGAGGAGCGCCGTCAAGAGACGCCTTAGGACCAGGAAGGTCTACTACATAGACGTGCTCGAGATAGACGGCAGGGACGTTCTCTTCCGCGTTGGAGTCGAAGCCGGAACCTACATCCGTTCGCTCATTCACCACCTGGGTCTTGCCCTCGGTGTCGGCGCCCACATGGCCGAGCTCAGGAGAACCAGAAGCGGCCCCTTCAAGGAGGACGAGACGCTCGTGACCCTCCACGACCTCCTCGACTACTATCACTTCTGGAAGGAGGACGGGGTTGAGGAGTACTTCAGGAAGGCCATCCAGCCGATGGAAAAAGCTGTAGAGCACCTCCCCAAGGTGTGGATAAGGGACTCGGCGGTTGCCGCTGTAACGTACGGTGCCGATCTGGCTGTCCCTGGTGTAGTCAAGCTCAACAAGGGCATAAAGCCGGGTGACCTGGTTGCAGTGATGACCCTCAAGGACGAACTCGTTGCCCTCGGAAAGGCCAAGATGAGCAGCCAGGAGATGCTCAACAAAGGCAAGGGCATAGCGGTTGACGTTGACAAGGTCTTCATGCCGAGAGAGTGGTATCCGAAAATGTGGTAG
- a CDS encoding class I SAM-dependent methyltransferase, translating into MSHYYSENPNVPLRTKTIEVTVRGERFRFITASGVFSFGKFDNGTRLLLESAVLDRRWRVLDLGCGYGAIGVVASRFVEYVVMTDVNRRAVSIAKKNLKINGVENAEVKWGSLYEPVKGERFHAILTNPPVHAGKEVLREIVINAPKHLYDSGLLQLVIRTNQGAKYIKALMEQTFNEVRELSKGGGFRVYAGIA; encoded by the coding sequence ATGAGCCACTACTACTCCGAGAACCCCAATGTCCCGCTCAGGACGAAGACCATAGAGGTCACCGTCAGGGGAGAGCGCTTCAGGTTCATCACCGCCAGCGGGGTCTTCTCCTTTGGGAAGTTCGATAACGGCACGAGGTTACTCCTTGAGAGCGCCGTTCTGGACAGGAGATGGCGCGTCCTTGATCTGGGCTGCGGCTACGGGGCTATAGGCGTTGTTGCCTCCCGCTTTGTTGAGTACGTTGTGATGACCGATGTGAACAGGCGGGCGGTGAGCATAGCAAAGAAAAATTTAAAAATCAACGGCGTGGAGAATGCGGAGGTAAAGTGGGGAAGCCTCTACGAGCCGGTCAAAGGGGAGCGCTTCCACGCCATACTCACCAATCCACCCGTTCACGCTGGCAAAGAGGTGCTGAGGGAAATAGTTATAAATGCTCCCAAGCATCTCTACGATAGCGGTCTGCTCCAACTCGTCATTCGCACCAATCAGGGCGCAAAATATATTAAGGCTCTAATGGAGCAAACCTTCAATGAAGTGAGAGAGCTGTCCAAAGGGGGCGGCTTTAGAGTCTATGCCGGGATAGCCTAG
- a CDS encoding DNA-directed RNA polymerase subunit D, giving the protein MKIEILEKREDAIRFIVEGVEVAFANALRRTILGDVPTFAVDEVEFYENNSALFDEIIAHRLGLIPLVTPADRFELDALELDEYTVTLSLEAEGPGIVYSGDIKSDDPEIKPANPDIPIVKLAEGQRLTFNAYARLGRGKEHAKWQPGFAYYKYLTKVHVSKEVPNWERVKELAEKRGLPVKETKEELVVTTTKAFYLPREFDEYVGGPIKEEIIPGAFVFTVESNGELPAEAIVATALKILMRKGDKFISELHRLAE; this is encoded by the coding sequence ATGAAAATCGAAATTCTTGAAAAGAGGGAGGATGCGATACGCTTCATCGTTGAGGGAGTTGAGGTAGCCTTTGCCAACGCTCTCCGCAGGACCATCCTCGGCGACGTGCCCACCTTCGCCGTTGACGAGGTTGAGTTCTACGAAAACAACTCCGCCCTCTTTGACGAGATTATCGCCCACCGCCTCGGACTCATTCCGCTGGTCACCCCCGCGGACAGGTTCGAGCTCGATGCTCTGGAGCTCGATGAGTACACCGTCACACTCTCACTCGAGGCGGAGGGCCCGGGAATCGTCTACTCAGGCGACATTAAGAGCGACGACCCCGAGATAAAGCCCGCAAACCCCGACATCCCGATAGTCAAGCTCGCCGAGGGGCAGAGGCTGACCTTCAACGCCTATGCGCGCCTGGGTAGGGGCAAGGAGCACGCCAAGTGGCAGCCTGGTTTTGCCTACTACAAGTACCTCACGAAGGTTCACGTGAGCAAGGAGGTACCCAACTGGGAGAGGGTTAAGGAGCTCGCCGAGAAGCGCGGGCTTCCGGTTAAGGAGACCAAGGAGGAGCTCGTCGTAACGACCACCAAGGCGTTCTACCTCCCCCGTGAATTCGACGAGTACGTCGGCGGGCCCATCAAAGAAGAGATAATTCCGGGTGCTTTCGTCTTTACGGTCGAAAGCAACGGCGAACTCCCCGCAGAAGCTATAGTAGCGACCGCCCTTAAAATCCTCATGAGGAAGGGCGATAAATTTATAAGCGAACTCCATAGATTAGCGGAATAG
- a CDS encoding 30S ribosomal protein S11: protein MSEEQRINIKKKEKWGVAHIYSSYNNTIIHITDLTGAETISKCSGGMVVKADRDEPSPYAAMIAAKRAAEEALEKGITAIHIKVRAPGGSKSKNPGPGAQAAIRALARAGLRIGRVEDVTPIPHDGTRPKGGRRGRRV from the coding sequence ATGAGCGAGGAGCAGAGGATTAACATAAAGAAGAAGGAGAAGTGGGGTGTTGCCCACATCTACTCCTCCTACAACAACACCATCATCCACATCACCGACCTCACCGGAGCGGAGACCATCTCAAAGTGCAGCGGTGGTATGGTCGTTAAGGCCGACAGGGACGAGCCCTCCCCCTACGCGGCAATGATCGCCGCCAAGAGGGCCGCGGAGGAGGCTCTCGAGAAGGGAATAACGGCCATCCACATAAAGGTCCGCGCTCCCGGTGGAAGCAAGAGCAAGAACCCCGGACCCGGTGCGCAGGCAGCCATTAGGGCTCTCGCCAGGGCGGGGCTTAGGATAGGAAGGGTGGAGGACGTCACCCCAATACCGCACGACGGCACCAGGCCCAAGGGCGGTAGAAGGGGAAGGCGTGTCTGA